CTCTTCATGTTCATCACCACCATCACACTCTTCCCTTTCCTCACCCATTTCAACCTCTTCATGTTCCTCACCACCATCACACtcttcctcacccatttcaaCCTCTACAGCCACATTAACATGTGAACCCTGTTGCTCAACCCATTCACCCTCTTCTACAGCACCATCACCCTCTTCCAGACCCATTCCACCCTCTTCTACAATCTTAGTCACTTCTTCCTCATGTAAATTAACCTCTTCGTCACCCACTTTGGAAACCACTTCCTCCATGTCTATGTTTCCTTCATCTGTCACTTCACCACAACTAAGAAAGTGAACTTCCACTGCCTCACTAGGAACATATTGAACATAGATTTCTACCTCTTCCTTATTCTCCTCTGTATAGTTAGCCAAGTACAGTGCTTCCCTGTCATCACTAAATAATCTCACATTATTCATCAGCCTTTGTTTCAACCCCTTCCACCATAGTTTGAATTCTGCATCATACTTAAATTCTTTAACTATTccaatttcttcaaaatacgACCAACGATCCGGATCAAGTCCTTTGATCACGTGTATCTCTCCTCCAACATACTGTAGCCCTTAATTAGTAACAAACTTCCCCATGTGATGCAAACAAATGTCGAAAACCATTTCTAGACCTACATTCAGACATCAACACTTTACACCAAATTGGAACAACCATAaccgaaaaaaaaacaatagttTAGCTTACCTTTACGCTTGTCTTTCACACTCACCGTTTCTTTCACGAGCACCGCAAGGAGCACCGCAAGGACCACCACAAGGACCACCTTGATAGAATGCTTCGAGTGGAATGTTTCGAGTACAATGCTTGGAGTACAATGCTTCGAGTAAAACTACTTttccccaattgaaaaaaaaaactttgcccaattaagaaccctaattgtTAATCTGATTTCAATCAACAACATGTGACAATCACTTAATctcatttcaaaacttaaacaacCAACGTGGTAGAGAGTGAGAGAGGGCAGCTGGCATAAAACGTGGCCTTGTCGTTTGTCACATAtactaaaagttaacgtcgtccaattataaggactaatagtaagaaattaaaaatatgaggactaaaaacaattaaagtttcgagtagggactaaaaccaaaatcgtgtgatacttaagggacgaaaaacatatttaacccttgaTATATTGacatatgttttatattaaaaaaatggtaaataaaataaattgatttatttaaattttaataatttatttaaatatatttttattacaatatatatGCTTAATGTTTAGAGATACTAGAATACTAAAGAATGTTTTTGGAAggatatttgaaataatttgcTTACATTTTGGAATTCTTCCGATTATCATAACAAATGTGTTTCAACTAAAAAATACATAGTTTCATAAAAAGGTGAGGTCGTAGACATACGTTGTTCTATGAGGACTCATGAGTATTTATGATATAAAccttaatttcttttgttttcatattatgatataacttatgtattttaaaatttatgtatatataaccTCATATTTTACTATCAACAGAAGAAttgaaacaatttatatttcttGATAAGTTATTTCAACAAACTCATATTCACAAAAAAATTTGGTTGGTTTGTTGATCAAATGTCTCAAAGTATACATGTAAGTAAAAACTTTTGCTATTATTcctttaaacttaaaattgtaCCATATTTGActaatttctcatttttttctttaacggAATAATTTTGAAAGTAAACTTTCACATGTCAAATCTATGTAAGGGTCATGTTCTAATACATCACAAGAACATAACACTGATGTTGCACAATATGACATCATTAGGACACAGAGCTAGGTTGATGTtaacaatgaaaaaaagaagaaggaagactACATAGGGTAGGACAAATTGGTGCAAATTACATTGTTGAAAGAGACACCCTCAAGCAGCAACCAACCTCTTCCACTAGTGCTGATGAGTCTATTATGTAAACATAATGAATAAATACATGTGATCACGTTTATGATGATTTGAGCCACAAGTTTAAAATATTGCACAATCTGGTCATGAAATTTTTGCCTTGAGATGCCTAAACTTTTCTTCAACAACATTGTCCTAAAAGTAACCCACTTAGTCTAGTCTAACTACAAGctcaacaacaagaacaacaccCTAAAAAAAGACCCTTAAGAAGAAGACATTGATGATTATGTAAATTATTAGGACTTCTTTtgacatatttattattacgtgttttctttattatgtGTACATATATTCTAATTGATATTTGTTTGGATTGCCTGCAAATCTGTCTCGGTATTGACATGTTTGATTGAGTATAGAAAATAATCCCATGCACTTTTATTAAATGTTTGTCTAAATATGATATTACAAGTCTAATTGAGTGTAGAGAATATAACTCATTGTACAAGAAACACACATTACGTTTATTGACGAGTACATTTATTGATAATGTCTGTAATTAATAGATGCTATATCGATGAATATTTGTTATTAACCTTTTGTACTTGATATATGTTACTATCACTAATATATTTGTCGATAATTACCAATTTATCACTAATTATTAAAGATTTTCGTTATCCCGTCAATCAATATTAtcgaatatatttttaatgatagatttttgtttataaataatctgttagagaagaaaaatgagattACCAACAAAATTTTGTAGTTACTATCAGTGGTcgtctataatttttttttaatgaaatttattccaaaattttctttcacttttcattcattctttcagttccaaaactttatttttcggTCACTTTctctaatttaaataattccatcttttttgttttcttttttatttaatagaaactttaatttttcaatcatttttcttttttgtttaatagtaatttaatttttatatttaaacttataattcactctcaatatattttttattcaattaaattttaatatttattaaataattttaatttagtatttatgttaaattgatattaagaCCATTAAAAAATATCACCTATCAAAATCTACATCATCttatattataacataaaatGCTAAATTAACTACATTTAAAagatattgaaaattaattaaataaaaaaattgtgaatcaaaataaaccataaacctaaatataaaaaataaattatgaattatgttttttttttcattaatctaAACAAAACCTAAAGAAGTAGGGCTTGTGAGAATTAACTGTGATTatcaaaattacttttttaccaatataagaaaaaccattttttttaaaattatcaataaacacaaacaaatacaAGAATGAAAAATGTTAGGTTTTACTGAGCTGTTAATTTCTGGAGTACTGATGCTACTGCTGACCACAACCTATTTCAATTGGGAAGACATGACCTGTCCGAATCTTTTCAGACTATTCTGAACCCAATCTTTCTTTAGACACTTTTTTTTGACTTATCCTAttatttttgaaacaaaaagtCTATTGTTAGTTGAGATCATTGTTCctcactctcactctcttcCATTATCTTCTATCTTTTTAATCAAGCACCATCTTTCTCATTCACTTcccaaatatataaattatattacttttcaCTTGACCAAGTTCATCTTCAATTTGACAACCAAAACACAAGTTAATAAAAAGATAGTATAAAATGCATAGAAAGAGAAAGGAACATTTATTTCTATAATAGTATAAGTGTGTCAATTTGCCTGTGTGGTTGGGACCAATGGACCATCCTCTCCCTACTACTATTTATTAccaaaaataacaaagaaatattCTTTTCCCCTTTAACTAAAAAGTCCATGAATTTTTTCTTGCCACCCTTATTAAGAAAATACAATATTgtcaattatttctttttactttgGTTTTTTTGAGAAAGACTGAAACACACACATGCCTTGTGGGAGAAAGGAATCAAAGGGCAAAAGAAAATGgtgtatttttctattttattgcATAAAACATCTTAGGATTCTTCTCCTACGGCCAATTGAGTCAGAGGCACTGAAGCATTCAGTTAAAACAATGGCCCACCTTGTACATTGTCTTGTTGTGCTTGTGGACAGTTCTATAGTTTACAACACCAACCTCTTTTCCCTACTCTGCCCCTAccatcttttgttttatctttaatattaaaatcttaataCACTTCTCTTACTTTTTCCCTTCACATCTTAAGTAtttcatttgtaaaaaaaaggaaaatgggTAAGGGTGATGATTCCCTGATAGATATCTAAATCTGTGTGAGTTACTGgtaatattgaaaaagaaaagaattttgaCTTTTGAAGTCCTGGATTAGGTACATTGAtatcttttaaactttttattgtATGTAGATAGATTGATTTATCCTTATCTCATACGACATCTAgaaaaataaatgcaaaatTATCAAAAGATGGAAAAGGGTAGGTAAAAATAGTGTATATACTCAAGCAAAAGCATTCATTCAGCCTaataatttattgtgaattatGACATGAAACTCGTCGTAGAAGGGAGtcaaaggttttttttttttacacctTTTCTAGACCcagaaaatgtaataaaaaaaaagggtaagagagaagaagaagccAGAATGCAAAGATTGGAAATTTATGctatacaagaaaaaaatatataagaaaatggaATGGCTTATATATAGAGACAGTGTATTGATTCCCAGGGGTCAAATAATGGTATGAATGAGAGCAACAAAAATGGCTCTAACAGCACCAGGTAGGGTTATTTATTATAGGTAGGTGCAGATTCATAAGATACTATAAAtgcaaattgaaatttaatgaaACCATTGCTATCTTATGAGGatctgaaaaacaaaaatgataattCTGATGAGAAAATGAGAAGGGTGCTCAATCAAAATAGAGAGGGAACAGAATAGAAGCGCAATTCAATGATAACATTATTCAACTGAAGAACAAGAATTTtgtaacattattaaaaaatgggACTGTTGTAATgctaatattataataataatgtggAAAAACAAGGATTGACGTTGGACCTAGCGGTTGAGATGGAGCTTCAAAACGACGTAGTTGAGTGTGTATGGTAAGGTAAGGTAGATTTGTGAGAGAGTGTGCAGTGTTACGGTCCAGCTAAGACCGCGTTGGCAAACATCATTATCGTTGGCCATTGATTCATTCACATTTTGCGTTCTCTCTTCTCCCAAAACACTGTTAAGTCTACAGTTTCTTTGTAGTATTTgcatacaaacacaaacattaGATTGATTAGATTACGCCTATGATTCTCTGCATGCCTAACACGCGTCTCAacttgttgtttttgttgtacCCTATATACCCTTTTACCTTTTCCCACTCTTATCAAACCTACGTTACCTTAACCACTTCACTTTCATACCATGAAAACTGTTCCACTTTTAAGATTTTTGTATATACAGTTGTATAGTATTGTGTTTGTTATGTTGTTGAGGGATCTTACATGTGAAAAAAACACACTTCACTTCCTTGGTCGCTGTGAAATTTTTTTACTGTCACAAACAAAATCTAGTAACCTTTTACTGCCTAGACTTTAGCTGCATCCTGCTGTTTCCTTATAAAGATCCCTTCCATTTCAGGACTGTCAtcaacttttttgtttttgtatttgttttttacaAGGCAGCCTGTGGACAAGGAAAATATAttagtttagaaaaaaaaaggcagaaaaagagaaatattaAGACTAAGACAGAGAgagaatagaaagaaaaaggaaataaataaataattatttgttgcTTCCTTTTGTGTAAAATTCAGAGAGAACTGTCCACCCTTTTTCGTTTTTCTCCTTATTACAGACCCCCCTTAATTGATGGTGCTCTGTATCCCCTTTTTCTTCTGCAAGAACTACACCAACTAAACcttctttttcaacttttttttggAGGCTGGTGGTTTTTTCTTCCAATCCTTGaggaaaactaagaaaaagtgAGCCATGTCAGGCTTGTACAATCCCAACTTCTCTCCTGCTAGAGCTGCTTCTCCTCAGATTAGGAGCAATCCAGACGTGGACAGGTGGGttggtttattttttcttgtgaTGTTTTTGAGATCAAAACTTGAAAAAAGACACAAACTTGGACTCTCGGCGGAACACCCTTTGGATTTGGCCCTGTGTGTTTGATTTGCCTTGGATGAATTTGTGTGTTCTTGATTCACTAAAGCAAAGGTTGGTTCTTGTTTTTGCAGTCAGTATCTATCAGAGTTGCTGGCAGAACATCAGAAGCTTGGACCCTTCATGCAAGCTCTTCCCATATGCAGCCGCCTCCTAAATCAAGGTCTTTTGTTGTTTGTGGATCTATCCCTTATTGTTTTTGCTCTCTTGTTGTTTATTGAAGTATGCttgatgtgtgtgtgtgtcagATCGTGTCACAAACCTTTTATCTGTGTCAATAGTCATTGACAATGGAAACCAACGATAGACTTGATCGTGCATTGATTCCTCTCCCTGTCATCCATCATCATTGTGGTTGCACCATCCCTTCGCACTTCACTGGATACTGATTTTTTTCGTCAAAGGAGTCattcaaattgaaataaaatttgtttatatgtaTCCCCTGTTGGATGGTGTCTGAATGTTGGAAGAAATGTACCTTCACAGTGTTAAGCTTATCCAACCGGTGATTAATTTAATGGCGGGATATAATATTTCTCTGATTTTCATAGTCCTGAATATCTTTTCATGggattaatttgaatttgaacaGATTATGCATTCTTTTTACTTGAGGACTTGGGGGAAATCCCATCTTTGTAAAGCATGTACTCTTGTAGGTGTTCACAATTTAAGGAATTGAAAATGTCTGAATTGAAGTGTTTGGCATGGCTTTTCACTCTTGGAGAAGAGCTTGGTTTGTAAATAATGTGTAGAATGCTGGTGCCATTAACATTGGGACTGTTGACTTCGTTAGACTTCCTTCCAAATATTTAAGGCTTGTCGCTTTGCTTCCTTTAGTCTTTCTGTGATATGGTTTACTGCAAATGGTGTCCACatttgaatgaaatattttctgAGATAATTCATCACTCACTATGTCTTGATTTTTGACACTATGCATTGGTTTCTCATTTCAATTGTTTTTCATGTGCAGAAATATTAAGAGTTTCAGGAATGTTATCCAACCAAGGTTTTGGTGACTTCGATAGACTTCGGCATAGAAGCCCTAGTCCCATGGCTTCTTCAAACCTTATGTCCAATGTCAGTGGAACAGGGTTGGGTGGATGGAATAGCCTTCAGCAGGAGGTGACTGCCTTTAGATTATCAATTGTAGCATCTGAACTTCATATCCTCAACTTTTTTTCCTTATATTATTTGAGTATATCATACATATGTGTCCATAAGCATTTGGATACTATGTATTAACTAGCTGTTATAAATGCCTACAATGTTTGTCTAGTCTAATTCCATAcattagaaatttttaaaaatactcaTCATCTATTCCTTGTATTCAGCATCAACAGCAATCAAGCATTATTCCTGCTACTAAGTGAGCATGACTACATGGATTATATAATGCTGTTATCATCTATTCATGAAGCCTAATGTATCCTAAATCATTGTAttctctttttaataataacagtaataGTAGCAAAAATTTCTGTAAGGTCAGGTTTAAGGCCACCACAGGGACAAGACCTACGTTTATGTTCTTCAAAGCAGTTTCTTGAAAACAGGTGTGACGTGAACTGAGTGTTTGACTACATACTCTGAATTACTGGAAAATATTGAAAACCAAGGATTACTTAATGAGACGAGTGATCACTACTGAAGGTTAAGCCCCATAGATTTgttagatatttaaaatatcacaaCGAAATCAAACATTTGCATGAAAAAGTGTGTGTAGATGTGTGAGTACCAGAGTGGATGTTACAATATCCTCCTAAAAGAAACCTGAGAAGATCAAGGAATCATTTCATTTGAGCTCTCTTGGAATATCCACCCAAGGTGCACTCCTTTAAATTATCCATCAgctaaaaaatttaagaaaacctATTTATCCCATAAAATACGACAATGCAAGTAACTACCAGTGAAAATTTTGACATTCCTCCCCTTCATAGGCAACAAATAGCAGTAAACATTGCATGTTGCCAAAAACCCTTGCCTCCTTAAATATCTCAAGGCTCTGAAGTGAGAAAATTGAGAATGTTTCAGACAAGTGTACAAACCCAAATTGACCAAAACTACCAGAAAGCCTCCACTTCAGTTCACCCCACAGAAATAGAAGTCTGTTTTTCTCATAGCCAGAGTATAGTGTGGACTTTGGGATATATAGAGTTTTGTGAGGGTTGCAGTTCTGTAAcaaataattcatattaatcCTATCCTATTATGTACCACCATCCAAATAAACGATTCACCTTCAAAAAAATGCCATAGCTTTCAAAGGTGATGTGAAGAAAAAAGCTTTTTGGTCAAGAGATTGATCAAGAAATTGGGAGCAAGATTAACAAGTACGGACTCCAGAGGTTCCAGGGAATCCTTCTATCTCTGGCAAATAAGATAGACAAATAGACCAAGCAAACCAGTTTGGCCCATTTGCATAAATATCTTGATAACTATTTATAAgataagaaaatatgaaagtaaaatgaatttagctTCTCCCATAAACTAAATTCATCTTATGTGCTTTAGCTTGTGGAAAAGTTAAATGAAAGAGCTTCTACAAAAGTTAAGTGCATAAATTGCCTTTGGCTTATGGGAAAAACTCGATTCAATACCTCCTTGATTTTGTTCTCCTATAAATGATTTAGGAGTTTTACCCATATAGGACTTAAGTATACACCATATCTAGGATGGATTTAGGTAAACAATTCAAGTCATTACTACATATAACTTATTTCTTTATTTGAAGAGGAAATTGGCttaaaaagtttttatttaagttGGAAGTCATTTCTACAAGCTATCCTGAATGCATATTGAGATAATCTAATAGACATatcataaactattttataaattctcCTAATCTCTTACCAAGCGCTTATGTCATGTCATATGATACCCTAATTCTAAGTGCAACCTTACTCTATTATGATTGAGGTCCTGAAAAAAAGAGGTAATTCCCACCCATATAAGAACTAAGGCATTCAATTGATGATGTGATCCAAGTCAAAGATCTGTCTTACATACTGACATTAGGTTATTTTTCAAGATCTCATGCATCAATATCTGATGTTAGTCCTATAACTCACTGACTCACATCAATGCCTGCTTTGTCCCATGATGATGGTGTTTTGTCATTTAATGATGATGATCTTCTTGTATTGTGTGTTCTAACATGTCTATCTTACATATAAGctgtttttatatgtttttatgtgGTTTGGAATTAGTTGTTCATGTTAACACTCTAGAGAAGGCATAAACTTGCATAAAAAATGGGATGCAAGTTTTACATGATGTAAGATTGGAAAGAATATATATACTAGTGAATCAATGCTTGATATGTAAGCTTAGACTCTGTTTGAATATGATTCAAGCAGACTAAGGGATTGAGTCTTCTCTTCAACCAATAATTTGTACTCCTAACAGTTTCATGATGGTGTCTTCCTTGCTTTAATAAGGTAGGCCATGATATCCAACATAAAATCTGATTGATCCTGTATTTGTGTTATTATTCATGATAGTAAAGTATTAGACTATCTGACTAGCAGAAAAGTTTGACAGCTGCCTCTTCCAGTGCCTTTTCTGCATATCATCTCTTGGATTCCCTCATTCATTCAAACTTGTAGAATTTCCTGATTTGTTGGTTCATCATGAGATTGAAAATGCTAGCTGCttattgatttatgtttttgtgACGAAAAAAgttatcttttgtttttgttgtttaacATGGTCATTTCTAACTTTTATATATCAACATTGCTTTCTCTGTAAAAACAGAGGTTGTGCGGACCCCCTGGAATGACAATGGACTGGCAAAGTGCACCTGCAAGTCCTAGTTCATTCACTGTTAAGAGGATATTGCGCTTGGAAATTCCAGTAGATACATATCCCAATGTAAGCTTTTATACAAACTCATTTGATAAATCAGATAGCTGTTTTTGTCTTTTCTGGAACTGAAATATCTACCATCtttatttaactaataaaaGTATGTTGGCCATTATTGCATCAGTTCAATTTTGTTGGAAGGCTTCTGGGGCCTAGAGGCAATTCCTTGAAACGTGTAGAAGCTACAACTGGGTGTCGTGTGTATATTAGGGGAAAAGGTTCAATAAAGGATCCAGACAAGGTAATGAAGATAAGCCTAATTTTCTAGGTTTTATTTACAACGTACTTATGAATGATCTATATGCTCAATCATACTTGTATCAACTGAAattgttctttatttttcaattttaaggaGGAGAAATTAAGAGGAAGACCAGGCTATGAGCATCTCAATGAACCCCTGCACATTTTGATTGAGGCTGACTTACCTGCCAATGTTGTTGAAATAAGGCTCAGGCAGGCTCAGGAAATTATTGAAGAACTTCTCAAGCCTGTGGTATGCTCATTCACCCTATATCTTTATCTGTTATGCAGAGTGTACTAACTGTTGGTCAACTCCACTTTTCCGAAAACAGAGAGCATAAAGAGACCTTTTATCTCTTTTGTTCTTAACTTCTAATTTGGATAGTTAATTTGTTTGCATATCCCGCCATTTACTTGTTTTGATGTGATGAAGGTATAGATGCCAGATTTTAGTAAAGTAGGtgatttgataaaaattaatctttgaaaaaagtattttatgtaGACTATTGTATTTGTCAAGACACATTAATCACTTCTCATTCATACGCAACCATATTAGTTGATTAtcacaatttgaaaaaaaaagggattCAATGTGATCTTACAAAAAAGTGCAGCTACGTGTCTTTGTAGTGTTTATGTCAACATACATTTCTCCCTCATAAACAACAACTACAACAAAGCCTTATCCCACTGTGCGGGATTGCATATATGTATCACACATTCAGCTCAATTAAAAGTCTACATGATCCTGTATTATACTGGCGAGTTTGTCTCGAAATTCAAAACACAACCCCCTCCCTTATCTGGGCTTGCAAATGGCTATGAGACCATAGGTGAAGTTTCTTTCTCCTACCCTTATAAACATGTCGCAGAAAAAGGTTGTTCAAAGTAGCAGCAGCTTGTGAGATAGGAGAAATAAGCATCTGGGGATGTAAAAACATAGTTtttccaatttaaaaaaatctggGTAGTGTATGCAGGCATATTGGTATTGGTATTGGATATACATAGGACATTTTCCACCTtcattttattctcaaaattgCAAGAGTAAAATCCATGTCGGTTGATGTACTAGGATTCTGTTGGAAATTTGCTTATTTacacttttcttttccttgtttCCTATCAAGTATTCTATCCAAGTTACCACTGTAGATCTGTTTTTCGTCTCTTTTCTGCACACCCATTTATTCATGGAAACAAAGAACTCT
This sequence is a window from Vigna angularis cultivar LongXiaoDou No.4 chromosome 2, ASM1680809v1, whole genome shotgun sequence. Protein-coding genes within it:
- the LOC108321353 gene encoding KH domain-containing protein At2g38610; amino-acid sequence: MSGLYNPNFSPARAASPQIRSNPDVDSQYLSELLAEHQKLGPFMQALPICSRLLNQEILRVSGMLSNQGFGDFDRLRHRSPSPMASSNLMSNVSGTGLGGWNSLQQERLCGPPGMTMDWQSAPASPSSFTVKRILRLEIPVDTYPNFNFVGRLLGPRGNSLKRVEATTGCRVYIRGKGSIKDPDKEEKLRGRPGYEHLNEPLHILIEADLPANVVEIRLRQAQEIIEELLKPVEESQDYIKRQQLRELAMLNSNFREESPGPSGSVSPFNSSGMKRAKTGR